One part of the Amphiura filiformis chromosome 5, Afil_fr2py, whole genome shotgun sequence genome encodes these proteins:
- the LOC140151748 gene encoding CUB and sushi domain-containing protein 1-like, with translation MDDFVNISSPNYPQWYNDDQECTWILTSHITNAGYRIQIYDFQLDSLLSDEFIIGRSQRSLKMEILRTSHFVVAGTTIVLNDADMWIAFTSNNRLRQRGFQIGIQLIRATGVCSTTNNEDINCNDGRYCILGALICNSVSDCVTSSQQLQTCAACNSSDFWCLSGHGCVRQSMACDNQLQCWDGSDEIGCYLCESNITMSVNEVVHLTSPGYPIEHPRRVSCSWFVTSTDSTGSYTISFIDLSISYNYVAMGPTHEISDSNAVNMVDWWYPPNSVSIQHPLMWIQFVVIYDALTRKGFFMQVKRVNTKVQCGDNEFECEHGHSCLDPSLVCNNWPQCGYAYDASQDQSDEHGCDFCGASEMTVSADYPSSVRSIPAYPYNYPSYITCKWLIHTNLEDGAFNLKFINFHLVTNRDYLTIGIGHDVINSSTVLHLSGISAPNTLSIPGPTMWATFISTDGWWLGFTVEIQAGNEPVLCGLDEYLCESGYGCLNHSLLCDNNPQCLRGSDENGCGICGRQQYTLNQEDIIELNSPNYPLPYPANTHCSWRVVALNNGHPSITFDDFNLESSADFLYIQLEDVYMMNLTGLSVYDVPSYVASMGTSLTITFDTVGLTSSYRGFSLKLMWQEQNATCSPSHFTCEDTSLLLVCLYNHQICDREILCPDGSDEFTCDIDECTLGTDNCDTNAACNNTVGSFTCACNAGYHGDGVTCTDINECTLGTDNCEANAACTNTAGSFTCACNAGYSGDGVRCTDIDECTLKTDKCDTNAACTNTAGSFTCAYINECTLDSDNCDTNATCINTAGSFICACKSGYIGDGVTCTDIAECTLGIDNCGANGACTNTAGSFICACINECALGTDNCDANAACTDIAGSFICAYIDEYTLGTNTVTRMLIAQIL, from the exons ATGGATGACTTTGTCAACATTTCATCTCCTAATTACCCTCAATGGTATAACGATGACCAGGAGTGTACATGGATCTTGACATCACACATCACTAACGCGGGATATCGGATACAAATTTATGACTTTCAATTAGATTCACTATTGAGCGATGAATTTATCATCGGAAGAAGTCAACGAAGTTTGAAAATGGAAATATTGCGAACCTCTCATTTTGTTGTGGCTGGCACCACTATCGTATTGAATGACGCTGACATGTGGATTGCGTTTACAAGTAATAATAGGTTACGGCAAAGGGGATTTCAAATTGGAATTCAACTTATAAGAGCTACAG GTGTTTGTTCCACTACCAATAACGAAGACATCAACTGTAATGATGGGAGATATTGCATACTAGGAGCGTTGATATGTAACAGCGTCAGCGATTGTGTTACTTCATCGCAACAATTACAAACATGCG CTGCATGCAATAGTTCTGACTTTTGGTGTCTCTCTGGGCATGGATGTGTCCGGCAGTCGATGGCCTGTGACAACCAACTGCAATGCTGGGATGGCAGTGATGAAATTGGTTGCT ATCTATGCGAAAGCAACATTACGATGAGTGTGAATGAAGTTGTTCATCTTACATCACCGGGATATCCAATAGAACACCCCCGAAGAGTATCCTGCAGTTGGTTTGTCACATCTACCGATTCTACGGGATCATACACGATATCATTCATTGATTTATCCATATCATATAACTATGTTGCAATGGGACCAACTCATGAAATTTCCGATTCCAACGCCGTGAATATGGTTGACTGGTGGTATCCTCCTAATTCAGTTTCAATTCAGCATCCATTAATGTGGATTCAATTTGTGGTTATTTACGATGCACTTACTAGAAAAGGGTTTTTTATGCAAGTGAAGAGAGTCAACACAAAAG TTCAATGTGGTGACAATGAATTTGAATGCGAGCATGGGCATTCTTGCTTAGACCCTAGTTTGGTGTGTAACAATTGGCCTCAATGTGGATACGCGTATGACGCATCACAGGATCAATCTGATGAGCATGGATGTG ATTTTTGCGGTGCTTCAGAAATGACCGTTAGTGCTGATTATCCATCAAGTGTGCGTTCCATCCCAGCATATCCTTATAACTACCCGTCGTACATTACATGCAAATGGCTAATTCACACCAATCTTGAGGATGGAGCTTTCAACCTCAAATTTATCAACTTCCACCTTGTAACGAATAGGGATTATTTGACCATTGGAATAGGTCATGATGTGATCAACTCGTCAACGGTATTACATCTTAGCGGAATATCGGCACCAAATACATTAAGCATACCTGGACCTACTATGTGGGCTACCTTCATATCAACAGATGGGTGGTGGCTAGGGTTTACGGTGGAAATCCAAGCTGGAAATGAACCAG TTCTATGTGGCTTAGATGAATATTTGTGTGAGTCAGGTTATGGATGCCTGAATCATTCACTACTATGTGACAACAATCCTCAATGTCTCCGAGGATCCGATGAAAATGGATGCG GTATTTGTGGACGGCAACAATACACTCTTAATCAGGAAGACATAATAGAACTCAACTCTCCCAACTATCCGCTGCCGTATCCTGCAAATACCCATTGTAGTTGGCGTGTCGTAGCCTTGAATAATGGACATCCATCAATCACCTTCGACGATTTCAATCTTGAATCTTCCGCCGATTTTCTCTATATCCAATTGGAGGACGTTTACATGATGAATTTAACTGGATTAAGTGTGTATGACGTGCCCAGTTATGTTGCGTCCATGGGAACATCTCTGACAATAACTTTTGATACTGTTGGATTGACCTCGAGCTACAGAGGATTTTCTTTAAAGCTGATGTGGCAAGAACAAAATG CAACCTGTAGCCCATCACATTTTACTTGCGAGGATACAAGCTTATTACTGGTGTGTCTTTATAATCATCAAATATGCGATAGGGAAATATTGTGTCCAGACGGTTCAGACGAATTCACATGCG atattgatgaatgtactttgggtactgataactgtgacacaaatgctgcTTGCAACAATACCGTTggctccttcacatgtgcatgtaatgcagGTTAtcatggagatggagtaacatgcacag atattaatgaatgcaCTTTAGGGACTGATAACTGTGAGGCAAATGCTGCATGCACCAATACCGCTGGCTCCTTCACATGCGCATGTAATGCCGggtacagtggagatggagtaagaTGTACAG atattgatgagtgtacTTTAAAAACTGATAAGTGTGACACAAATGCTGCTTGTACCAATACCGctggttccttcacatgcgcat atattaatgaatgcaCTTTGGATTCTgataactgtgacacaaatgctaCTTGCATCAATACTGCTGGTTCCTTCATATGCGCATGTAAATCCGGTTAcattggagatggagtaacatgcacag ACATTGCCGAATGTACTTTGGGTATTGATAACTGTGGCGCAAATGGTGCTTGCACCAATACTGCTGGTTCCTTCATAtgcgcat gtattaaTGAATGTGctttgggtactgataactgtgacgcaaatgctgcttgcaccgaTATCGCTGGTTCCTTCATAtgcgcat atattgatgaatatACTTTGGGTACTAATACTGTGACCCGAATGCTGATTGCACAAATACT ATaa
- the LOC140151749 gene encoding uncharacterized protein, translated as MWSNTTGLHNDECTLGTDNCDADAACTNTVGSYTCACNTGYNGDGITCTDDDECTSMTDICDANAACTNTAGSYTCACNTGYSGDGVTCTDINEYDDECTLMTDTCDTNAACTNTAGSYTCACNTGYSGDGKTCTAHSLLFTYDLCFISFIFACTNTVGSFTCACNAGYSGDGVTCRDINECTLGTNNCDANAACTNTVGSFTCACNAGYSGDGVLCTDNDKCTVETENCDADATCTNTIGSYTCACNTGYNGDGITCTDQSIMYHMVIVFISTNCH; from the exons ATGTGGTCAAACACAACAGGACTCC ATaatgatgaatgtactttgggtactgataactgtgacgcagatgctgcttgcaccaataccgttggttcctacacatgtgcatgtaataccggttacaatggagatggaataacatgcacag atgaTGATGAATGTACTTCGATGACTGATATTTGTGACGCCAATGCTGCATGCACCAATACCGCTGGTTCCTACACATGTGCATGCAataccggttacagtggagatggagtaacatgcacag atattaatgaat atgaTGATGAATGTACTTTGATGACGGATACTTGTGACACCAATGCTGCATGCACCAATACCGCTGGTTCCTACACATGTGCATGCAataccggttacagtggagatggaaaaacatgcacag CTCACAGTCTCCTTTTTACCTATGATCTATgctttatttcattcattttt gcttgtaccaataccgttggttccttcacatgcgcatgtaatgccggttacagtggagatggggTAACATGCagag atattaatgaatgtactttgggtactaataactgtgacgcaaatgctgcttgcaccaataccgttggttctttcacatgcgcatgtaatgccggttacagtggagatggagtattatgcacag ATAATGATAAATGCACTGTGGAAACTGAAAACTGTGACGCAGATGCTACTTGCACCAATACCATTGGTTCctacacatgtgcatgtaataccggttacaatggagatggaataacatgcacaGAT